CCTGTTCGGATTGCTGGCTGCTGAGAATCTGTCCTCGAAAAGGGTTTCAATAGTCATTAAAAGCATGGTAGCCTTTATAAGAGCTGTGCCGACCGTCCTGTGGGTGCTGATCTTCGCGGTTGCAGCCGGACTTGGAAGTACAGCTGCAGTTATTGGAATGACCTTCCATTCGATCGGTTATCTAATCAAAGCTTATTCGGAGTCCTTTGAAGAATTGGATAGGGGAGTGATTGAAGCGCTGCAGGCGAGCGGAGCCAATTGGTGGCAAATTGTCTTTCAAGCGGTTATCCCATCTTCCATCACTTATATGATTTCCTGGACATTTCTCCGCTTTGAGATTAACTTTGCAGTAGCCGTTGCCATGGGAGCAGCAGCAGGGGCCGGCGGAATCGGATTTGACATGTTCATGGCAAGCAGCTTTTACCTGGATATGAGGGAAATAGGGGCAATTACTTATTTTATCCTGGCCGTAGCGATTATCCTTGAAGTCTTTGCTGCCAGGATTAAAAGAAAGCTGAAAACAGCTTAATAAGCAAGAATTTGACCAGGTGCTGATATGCCTGGTCTATTAATTTTATAAGAAGAATTTCGGTGGTTATCAAATTTGATGTTTTCAATGGATTTGAGGAAAAGGGACGATTAGCCAGGCAACAAGATTGAAATGAATTGGTCTTATTGGCAAGTTCATTTAACGGGGCCAAAAATCTGAAGTTAAGCCTGGAATCTGGGAAATTGTTCCGATATGCTCATTCATCAGGTGACCCCGACATTGTCAAAAAGAATCAGATATCCATAAGTCAAAGCGGAAGCTGATTTAATGCGTTAAATAGGCTCAGAAAGAGCTTTATTTGCAAGGTTTACATCGTTTTTAAGTAATTTGTTTAAATTGTAAGAAGGATAAAAGCCTCTTTTATACATATACTGGTAAATTTTTGCGTGTAAATCAATTGCTACCATAAGATGTTTAGTTAATACAATTCTTACTGAATCCGTCGCTGTTTCGGTAATGGCAATTGCATAATTCCTGACAGAAGTTTTGGCCAGGCCTAATAAATCCCCAGAGTAAAATGGCAGTTTATCCACTCTTTCCTCATCAAATCGATCCGATCCTGGAGCCATGGGATAAAACTGAAGAAGCTCGCTGATATTTTTACTTAGGGCATGAATGGACTGTCTGTATATTTCCTTTAAATCCGGGTCAGTTATTTCCCGGTATGCTTTTTTTAGTTTCATAAGTCCAATAGATTGAAAAGCGACTAATTCATGGATTTCCAATGTTTCGTGCCATGCGAGATGCTGCGGGGGACGGTTATAGCTTTGTTCCATTATCAAACCTCCAGTAAAGAATTTATATAACTGTATTCAAAAAAATGAATCTGGGACTTTGTCTATTGAATTTTAAATTTCCGGCTTATAAGTTCGGTATTTCTCTGCCTTGTACGAAACTAAAAATAAAGGGAAGAGATAAGAAGTACACCGTGAAAAATAAAAAAATATAAAATTTTCAGAATTTAATATTGAAATCACGAGAATATCAATCTATAATAAATTTAATTATTTTCATCAGTGGAGAAAATAATATGTAAAACAAACTAAAATACGCTAAAATACATAATTTTTTTTGCATATTTATTAACTTGGTGAAATTAATTATCTAAATTGAACTTCCAAGAAAAGCAAAAAAGACAAAATTGTTCGAGGGGGAAAGCAATTTGAGAAGGGTAAACGTGTGGAAAATGCTATTTGTTGTTTTTGTTTCTTTGGTACTAATGGCTGGCTGCTCCAGCAAAGAAAGCGGAACGGATGAGAAAGAAAGCTCTGGAAGCTCTTCAAGCTCGAATGAAGAAGAATTAGTGATTGCGGTAAATGAAAACTTTATATCCATGGACCCGCATAATACGGGCGATACGAATTCAAATTCTGTCCAGACGGCCATGTTTGAGGGATTGCTGGGGTCGGATGAAGAAGGGCAAATTATTCCGCAGCTGGCTGAGGAATACAGTGTCAGTGACAATGCACTGGAATATTCATTCAAACTCCGGCAGGGTGTTACCTTCCATGATGGAGAGCCGTTCAATGCAGAGGCGGTTAAAACCAGCTTTGAAAGGATTATGAAGGATGAGAGCCTCAGGTTAAATAGCCGCGGTTTCAATCTTATTACCAGCATCGATGTGATTGATGATTATCAAATTAAAGTCACATTAAAGGAACCATATGCAGGTATGCTGACAAGATTTGTTTCCGCTAAAATCTTAAGCCCGAAGCTGATCAATGATTCTTCCGGTGATATCGGCAAAACACCAGTTGGCACCGGTCCATTCAAGTTTGTGGAATGGGTTCAGGGGGATCATCTAACAGTTGAAAGATTCGATGATTATTGGGATAAGGCTGATCGTGTGAAAAAGATTACTTACAAACCTGTTCCGGAAAACGGCTCCCGTGTAGCTATGCTTAAAACAGGCGAAGCACATGTGATCTATCCGGCGCCAGTTCAAAACTTGAAGGAATTGGAGAGCAATACAGACGTTGAAATTCATAAGATTCCTTCCACGATTGCCCGATATGTATCCATCAATACGATGAAAGAGCCTTATGATGACGTCCGCATTCGCCAGGCCATTAACTATGCAGTGAATAAAGAGGCATTCATAAGTGTCGTAAATTCCGGCTACGGCTTGCCGCTGGACTCGATTATACCTAGCAAAACCCAGTTTTACTCCAAACAGGAAACCTATGATCACAACATTGAGAAAGCAAAAGAATTAATGAAAGAGGCTGGATTTGAAGATGGCTTCAATGCTGAAATTTGGGGTAACACCAATTCAGATACATTGAAGGGAATGCAGTTTATCCAGCAGCAGTTAAAAGAAATTGGCATTACGGTTGAAATTAAATCAATGGAAGAAGGCACGCTGTCAGATGAGATTTATGGAGCTCAGACACCGGAAGAGGCAAAGGTGCAAATGTGGTATGTCAGCTGGTCTGCGTATCCATCCGATACCACCAATGCAACGAAGCCATTGTTCAGCAGCAGCTCATTCCCGCCGGATGGAGCGAATACTGCATACTACAAAAATGATGATGTAGATAAGTGGATTACAGAGGTAAATCAAACAGCAGATCCTGACAAGCAGGCAGAAATCTACAGCAATATTCAATCAGCTATCTACAAAGATGCACCTTGGATCTTCCTTGGGGTAGATGAGATTCTGGCTGGTTCAAGGTCCAATGTCGAGGGCGTCTTCATTTCTCCAACAGGCGGAATTAATGTGACAGACGCGAATCTTAAGTAAAAGCAAGGTAATCCGAAGAGGCAAAGGTTCTGCACCACCCAATGCCTCTTCCTTTCTAAGAAAGGGGTTTTCATTTTGCTTCAATATATCCTGAAGAGAATCCTGGAAATGATCCCAATCCTATTTATTGTTTCAATATTAATCTTTTTCTTCACTCATTTAATTCCTGGAGATCCTGCCAGATTAGTTGCCGGAAAGGATGCAACTCTTGATGAGGTCAATATCATCAGGGCGGAACTGGGGCTCGATAAACCTATTTGGGATCAATACATTACATACATGAGCAATTTGTTTCAAGGAGATTTGGGGACTTCCTTAAAGACAGGTCTTCCGGTTTCAGAGATGTTTGCAGACCGCTTCATGCCCTCCATCTATTTAACGTTCATGAGTATGGGCTGGGCATTGGTGCTTGGTTTGTTAATAGGCACACTGTCTGCGGTATTCAAAAATAAGTGGCCGGATTATCTTGGGATGGTCACTGCTGTTTCTGGAATTTCCATGCCGGGATTCTGGCTTGGGTTGATTCTTATTCAGATTTTTTCTGTCCAGCTGGGCTGGTTTCCAACAGGTGGGGCCGAGAGCTGGAAAAGCTATATATTGCCTTCCCTCACTTTAGGCGCAGGCATCATGTCCATGCTTGCCAGGTTTACCCGGTCATCATTGCTTGAAACATTAAGAGCCGATTTTATCCGGACGGGAAGAGCGAAAGGGTTAAAGGAATCAGTAGTCATTCCAAAGCATGCACTGAGAAACTCTTTAATTCCTGTAGTCACTATTGCAGGGCTGCAGTTTGGCTTCCTGCTTGGAGGATCAGTTGTAGTAGAAACCGTCTTTAGTTTTCCGGGAATGGGACGATTGCTGATTGATTCCATTGCCTTCAGGGACTATCCAGTCATCCAGGCCGAGCTATTGCTTTTTTCCATTGAATTTATTCTCGTTAATTTAATAGTAGACATCATGTACAGTATGCTGAATCCGAAAATACGCTACGTTTCCTAGAGGAGGGGAATCATGGAAATCATAAAAGAAGTAAATGCCTATACCCCAGTGATTCCAAAGAAAAAATACTCACCTGTTAAAGAATTCTTTAAGAATTGGAAAAAGCAAAAAATGGCATTTGGGGCAAGCATTTTTATCCTGCTGCTAATCATCATTGCCATCATTGGGCCTTATATTGCACCCTATGATCCTTATGAGCCCGATTATAATACGACGCTGCAGGGTCCGAGCAATGAACATTGGGCAGGCACGGATGAATACGGACGCGATATTTTCAGCCGGCTGCTCGTCGGTGCGAGAATTTCGCTTGGTGTCAGTTTTCTGGCTGTTTTTTTGGGAGCGGCTGGAGGAATCATCCTTGGACTAATGAGCGGTTATTTTGGCGGCTGGCTGGATCGTCTTATAATGCGGGGCAGTGATGTCATGTTTGCGTTTCCGGATCTGCTGCTGGCAATCGCCATTGTGGC
This window of the Cytobacillus pseudoceanisediminis genome carries:
- a CDS encoding PhnE/PtxC family ABC transporter permease codes for the protein MEVKEQLSNVTAPADHLLGKRMPAKPLNKAAIVTRLTLFILAAVTVYAFYSFDYKELDFMDALLGTFANLKTIFLEPHLKHFSFGHALYQVMVTLGLAFLTTLFGAIIAVLFGLLAAENLSSKRVSIVIKSMVAFIRAVPTVLWVLIFAVAAGLGSTAAVIGMTFHSIGYLIKAYSESFEELDRGVIEALQASGANWWQIVFQAVIPSSITYMISWTFLRFEINFAVAVAMGAAAGAGGIGFDMFMASSFYLDMREIGAITYFILAVAIILEVFAARIKRKLKTA
- a CDS encoding spore coat protein is translated as MEQSYNRPPQHLAWHETLEIHELVAFQSIGLMKLKKAYREITDPDLKEIYRQSIHALSKNISELLQFYPMAPGSDRFDEERVDKLPFYSGDLLGLAKTSVRNYAIAITETATDSVRIVLTKHLMVAIDLHAKIYQYMYKRGFYPSYNLNKLLKNDVNLANKALSEPI
- a CDS encoding glutathione ABC transporter substrate-binding protein, whose protein sequence is MRRVNVWKMLFVVFVSLVLMAGCSSKESGTDEKESSGSSSSSNEEELVIAVNENFISMDPHNTGDTNSNSVQTAMFEGLLGSDEEGQIIPQLAEEYSVSDNALEYSFKLRQGVTFHDGEPFNAEAVKTSFERIMKDESLRLNSRGFNLITSIDVIDDYQIKVTLKEPYAGMLTRFVSAKILSPKLINDSSGDIGKTPVGTGPFKFVEWVQGDHLTVERFDDYWDKADRVKKITYKPVPENGSRVAMLKTGEAHVIYPAPVQNLKELESNTDVEIHKIPSTIARYVSINTMKEPYDDVRIRQAINYAVNKEAFISVVNSGYGLPLDSIIPSKTQFYSKQETYDHNIEKAKELMKEAGFEDGFNAEIWGNTNSDTLKGMQFIQQQLKEIGITVEIKSMEEGTLSDEIYGAQTPEEAKVQMWYVSWSAYPSDTTNATKPLFSSSSFPPDGANTAYYKNDDVDKWITEVNQTADPDKQAEIYSNIQSAIYKDAPWIFLGVDEILAGSRSNVEGVFISPTGGINVTDANLK
- the gsiC gene encoding glutathione ABC transporter permease GsiC, with translation MLQYILKRILEMIPILFIVSILIFFFTHLIPGDPARLVAGKDATLDEVNIIRAELGLDKPIWDQYITYMSNLFQGDLGTSLKTGLPVSEMFADRFMPSIYLTFMSMGWALVLGLLIGTLSAVFKNKWPDYLGMVTAVSGISMPGFWLGLILIQIFSVQLGWFPTGGAESWKSYILPSLTLGAGIMSMLARFTRSSLLETLRADFIRTGRAKGLKESVVIPKHALRNSLIPVVTIAGLQFGFLLGGSVVVETVFSFPGMGRLLIDSIAFRDYPVIQAELLLFSIEFILVNLIVDIMYSMLNPKIRYVS
- a CDS encoding ABC transporter permease — encoded protein: MEIIKEVNAYTPVIPKKKYSPVKEFFKNWKKQKMAFGASIFILLLIIIAIIGPYIAPYDPYEPDYNTTLQGPSNEHWAGTDEYGRDIFSRLLVGARISLGVSFLAVFLGAAGGIILGLMSGYFGGWLDRLIMRGSDVMFAFPDLLLAIAIVAILGPGLTNVVIAVSVFSIPSFARLVRGSTLEGKETVFVEAAKSMGASHRRIMFKHIFPETLGSLIVFITMRIGTAILAASSLSFLGLGASPETPDWGAMLSLGRDYLGTASHVVMMPGLAIFLTVLAFNLVGDGLRDVLDPKTKNE